CGCCTCGTTCTTCCATTGTCTCGATCCGCCGGCAGGGCCGGACTGCTGTCGAGGCACGGCATGCTTCGTCGCACGGCGTAGGGACCCCGCCCGGTGGACGCGGGCGATGACTCAGCACCCACCGAGCTATTGTCTCGGACGGTGTTATCGGGCGCCGGCCAGCACGGAGGATGGCCCGGTGCGGCCGACGATCCGGGCCGCGTGCCCAGGCCCGATCCTGCTGGAGCGCGTGGCGGATGGTGACCACAGCGAGCTGAGCACCTACGCGCGCGCGGGTGGATATCGGGCCCTGGAACGCGCCCTCGATCTCCAGCCAGCGACGCTGGTCGACATGATTCGCCGCGCAGGGCTCCGCGGCCGTGGCGGCGCCGCCTTCTCCGCCGGTCGCAAGTGGGAGGCCGTCGCCGCAGCATCCGGTGTCACGAAGTGGGTGGTCGTGAATGGTGACGAAGGTGATCCCGGCGCCTACAGCGACCGCATCCTGCTCGAACAGGATCCACACGCCGTGCTCGAAGGGCTGCTCATCGCCAGCTATGCCGTCGGCGCATCGCATGCGGTCGTGTACGTGCGGCGCGAGTATCCCGAGGCGGCGGCAGCCGTGAGGCGCGCGATCGATCAGGCGCGCGATGCGCGACTGCTCTCGAGCCCGCTCGGCGCAGCCCGCCACACCCTTGATGTGGACGTCGCCATCGGCCATGGGAGCTACGTGTGCGGGGAGGAGACCGCCCTCCTCAACGCGCTCGAGGGCCGTCGCGGCGAGCCGCGTCTGCGCCCACCGTATCCGGCAGCGGCCGGCCTCTTCGGCGTTCCCACGCTCGTGAACAACGTCGAGACGCTCGCCAACGTGCCCTGGATCGCGCGACACGGTGCCTCTCATTACCGGCGGCGTGGCACATCGGACAGCGCGGGCACGAAGCTCGTGTCACTTAATTCGCTCTTCCGGCGTCCGGGCCTCTACGAGGTGGAGCTCGGTCTCCCGCTCCGCGCAGTTGTCGACGACCTCGGGCACGGCCTGGTCGACGGCCGATTGACGGCACTCTGGGTCGGTGGTCCACTCAGCGGTGTGGTCCCGCCACAGCTGCTCGAGACGCCACTCG
This window of the Luteitalea sp. genome carries:
- a CDS encoding NADH-quinone oxidoreductase subunit D yields the protein MWWQRVTADQPSTPDVASFFHCLDPPAGPDCCRGTACFVARRRDPARWTRAMTQHPPSYCLGRCYRAPASTEDGPVRPTIRAACPGPILLERVADGDHSELSTYARAGGYRALERALDLQPATLVDMIRRAGLRGRGGAAFSAGRKWEAVAAASGVTKWVVVNGDEGDPGAYSDRILLEQDPHAVLEGLLIASYAVGASHAVVYVRREYPEAAAAVRRAIDQARDARLLSSPLGAARHTLDVDVAIGHGSYVCGEETALLNALEGRRGEPRLRPPYPAAAGLFGVPTLVNNVETLANVPWIARHGASHYRRRGTSDSAGTKLVSLNSLFRRPGLYEVELGLPLRAVVDDLGHGLVDGRLTALWVGGPLSGVVPPQLLETPLAFDAMRAIGASVGHGGVVVIDEHTSIGELIEHVFEFGAFESCGLCTPCRLGTRRLASPGRLTRTEWTRLTTALRAASLCGFGNGLADFAASIERYYAEELDRCLA